The segment GGGGGGCTTCCTCTAAATCAGGTGTGTGCCGctcaccatagaaatagaataccAATATGTATTTCTATGCTCCTCACCCTGACAGTGACGATGTTGGGGTGCTGGGCCTTCAGAATGGTGTTGATCTCTCTCAGAGATGTGATGGGGAAaccttctttctccttctccatcttcaAACGCTTCAAGGCCACAATCTCATCTGAAAGAGAAaggtgtgttttagtgtgtgtccGAGTCCAGGGATTGGAAATCGATTGCAAGGTAGCCCACAGtgacttcggaaagtattcatatcccttgactttttcaacattttgttacgttacagccttattctaaaattgatttgttttttccccctcatcaattgacacacaataccccataatgataaagcaaaaacaggtttttagaaatgtttgcaaatgtaatttTAAAAAAATCACTTAAggattcagaccatttactcagtacttggcagtgattacaagcttggcacatctgtatttggggagtttttccccatTCTCGGccaatcctctcaagctctgtcaggttaaatggggagcgttgctgcaaacctattttcaggtctctccagatatgtttgatcgggttcaagtccgggctctggctgggccactgggacattcagagacttgtcccgaataCACTCCTGcgtcgtcttggctgtgtgcttcggtccgttgtcttgttggaaggtgaacctttgccccagtctgaggtcctgagcaggttttcatcaaggacctctctgtactttgctccgttcatctttcccgacttgtctcagtccctgccgctgaaaaacattcccacagcatgatgctgccaccaccttgcttcaccgtagggatggtgccaggtttccttaagatgtgatacttggcattcaggccaaagagttcaatgttgatttcatcagaccagagaatctggtttctcctGGTCTGAGAGCCCTTCCGATGCcatttggcaaattccaagcgggctgttatgtgccttttcctgaggagtggcttccgtctgggcactagcataaagacctgattggtggaatgctgcagatatgtccttctggaaggttttcccatctccacagaggagctctttCAGATGACcattaggttcttggtcacctccttgaccaaagCCCTTCGCAACGatcgctcagtttggccgggcggccagctctaggaaaagtctcgGTGGTTCCgaagttcttccatttaagaatgatggaggccatggTGTTcctagggaccttcaatgctgcagacatttcttggtacccttccccagatctgtgcatcgacaaTTCTCTCggaactctacagacaattccctcggaactctacagacaattccttcaacgccatggcttggtttttgctctgtcatgcatggtcaactgtgggaccgtgtatatagacaggtatgtgccttgtcaaatcatatccaatcaactgaatttaccgcaggtggactccaatcaagatgtggaaacatctcaaggatgatcaatgaaaacaggatgcacctgagctcaatttcaagtctcaaagcagagtctgaatacttatgtaaataaggtatttctgttcttcaatttttaatacatttgcaatttTTTTGTGTGTAGAATAAGGAAAACAGTTAAtataataaattttagaatacggctgtaaagTAACAAGATGTAGAAAAagtgaaggtgtctgaatactttccgaatgcactataccTGTTTTTTTGTCCTTGGCCCTGTACACCACACCGTAGGTCCCTTCCTCGATACGATTTAGACACTGGAACTCCTCGACACTACGACACCCCTGGAAAACCAATGTCAATCAATACGTCTCTATACAATTTGCATGTGTGTACAGGTCTCGGtcaaatatgtttttgttttctgttaAATACTTGAGCATTTCTTGGAATATTCTAATGGGCCCCAATATGCATGGTAAGCTAGGTCAAGCGCACCTCAGGTGTTTGAAATAAAACAAACATGTATTTGACCCAGGTGTGGTGTGCTGCCAAACACAGACCTGTAGAGCTGGCAGGTACTTGGGCAGCTCCTTCTTTAGCTCCACCGGGGAGATAGGAGGAGAGTCAGGGATGTAGTTCTCCTCTAGTTCAGGGGTGGCTGAGTGGGAGTGAGACACCGACTGGGGGGTGACATCACCCTCCCctgcttcttcctcctcctcctcctcgtcctcttcctcctcctcctcctcctcctctccactttcCTCAGTGTCATGGTCAAATCGGGACTCAGGCACTGGGATGGTTAATGAGGGGGCAGTTACAACTTATAGAAACAGGACAAAATAGCATCTGGTTGAGAATACCTCCTAACATTTTTAGATAAACAAGCTTCAAGACCAGTCAAAACAAACTTTACTCTTAGACATGACATAATAATACATGTTCAAATGACTGCCACCAGACAAATGGAGTACGAAATGCCTACCTGGGGCAATATGGTTgctgttctctctttcttcctcaaACTCTTCCTCAGACCGCTCATCTTCACTCACGTCACCTGAAACACAGACAATGGGTGGGTCCAAGCCATGTCACCGTGACAACACCGTAATGGTAGTCCGGGATAAGACATGCGCACGATCACGCACACAATCACAATAACAGAGAGACATAAATTCAGCAGACCTGCAGTCTGGTCAGATTCTCCTGAGCCCGAACCcgattcctcttcctctccctcgctGCTAGATCCATCATCATTCTCCTCATCAGAGCCTGACCCTGAACCTAGGAAAGAAAAATCCACTCCGTGTCACCGCCAAACTACCCACATTAACATAACACAAGGAGAAGTGTCTTGACTGAATATCTATAACAGAACTCCGTTACTGATTAAACATCAGTAGGAATGTGCTTTGTTTTCATTCCTTTTTTGTTATGCCAATCTGGTGTAAAGTGACAGTGGGGTATGTTGCGACTGTAAATGAGTGTGTCTACCTAAGGAGGACTCTCCTGTACTGGTCTTCCTCTCGCTGTCACTGATGTCctggaggtcagagagaaggtccTTGTCCTCAGGCTTCTCATCCTTTGCTGCTGGACAACAAACACAAGCACCCCATTATAAGTCATGGATTTAATTTATTTTGAAGCTAACTACCACCAAAGCAATATTTTATAAAAACAACTTGATTGGTTAGTCTCACCACCAGTTCTGTGTGGCTCGCTGTTTTGCTCCAGTCTATCCCGGGGAGtctggttggggttggggttggggctgcgaCTGCGGTGGCTCTGTTTGGGCTTGTCACCGTACTCATCGGGCAGCGCACGGTGGTGGGACGGAACTGTCAGAGGGGGACAACAGATTTAGCTTCCTTCACCAACAGCGTGCCCTTACATACATCAAAAGACATACATCATTCACGCACACTCTAAAGCAAAAACTTTAACCTTGTGTGTGCGAATATGCATTTGTGAAGCCTGACCTTCTCGGCGCACCTCGCGCTCTTTCCGGCGCTCCTctgcccttctctccctctccttctgctcACGCTGCTCCTTCTGCTGCTGCTCGCGGAGCTTGCGGTCCCTCTCGCGCTGGCGCTCCACCTGCTCCAACCTGTCCCTGTAGTCCGGGGAAGACGGGGGAATCCTGTCAGGAGCTCTCCAGAAACCCAAAAGCCACCCACCCCACACCGTTAATGTCTGCTTCAGTGAagagtacagtatacagtgtGACAGGTAACTGCACAGTAAACGTGATGACTGAGCAGTGATTGAGGATCTGCAAGTTTAAAAGTAGACTAAGCAATATGACATCACAAGACAGTGAGGCGATACGCATTAATAACAAAAATGCTGATGTATTTTTTGGGTAGTCTTTGCTCTTGAAACTTTTGTTCCAACTTGCCCCACTCTTGGGGGTCATATTCTGATACAGGTGTACAGTATGAGATGCCACTGATTAACAGACATGTTGAGAACTTCATACGTTTGAACACAAGTGATTTGTTCTGTTGTACATATTAGCTAATACAATCCACGCTAATACacccaactgtgtgtgtgtatggtcacAGTAGTCGGTGGTCACCTCTCTCTGCGGGATTGTGCTCTGGCCTGTTCCCTGCGTTTCTGCCTCTCCCAGTCTCGCCGGGCCTTGTCCTGCTCCTCCCACTGCCGCTTTCTGCGCTCACTCTCCCTGTCCTTGTCTTTGGGCCGAACGCGTTTCCCTGCTGCTGTGATAAATACAAAATGTGATAGAGTGCTAATAGGTGCTACATATGCATAAATACAGTTTAACACTACATGATCCAGTCCATATGAAGCATTCTATAGAGATACACGTCCCAGGATGGCAACATACCTCCTTCAGCAGAGTGACTGCGGCGGCGTCTCTTGTCCTTTCTTTTCTCCTCCTTTCTGTGGTGAGATTTGTCTTTTCTGGTAATTTGCTGGGGAGGCTTTATTGCCAGCGATTCATCCTCTTCTCCCCTGGAATTGGGAAGACTGTCTAGTGCCAACGACTCAACAAACAGGCTGCCCCTGTGCATAGCAGGGTGGCGTTCAGTTGGGACAAAAATGGGAGAAAATGTATTCAAAAGGAATAAGTTCAGTTTTGAAACACATTTTTTCTCCATTATCTGGCCCGCCTGAACGTGACCCTAATTCCCACAGCTCTTTTTTCGTATCCTCTTTACCTGTCCTCGGTGGAATCTTCCCGTATGTACGGGGAATTCCGGATTgttatttccatttttttatccCGTAGTTCTCCTTCTTCCGGAGTGTCCCGTTTGGCTTCCCGATCATCCGTCTGTGGAACAGGGCACGGAACGCACTGGACAAGACATGAGAAAGAGGGGACATTATACCcattccccccaaaaaacacataGGGGAAAAAAAACAGTATGGTAACCATAACAATGATTGATTGCACATATGGTAATATTACAATAAAGTTTGAGTCACTGGTACAGGTATAGCTGTAGTCTGTGATACATTTCGATAAACATGATCTAATCAGAATGGGAACCAGCATCCTCTGATGGGGGAAGAGAAACAATGTGCCCCAAATCAACCCCTAGACCATCGTCAGGTGGAGATCTGAGCTATCGGATGTGTGTAAGCAATATGGCAAACATTTCACCTCGTTTATCAGGGGGAAAGGTGGAGCCATTTCCACATTCCTTATCCCAATCTTTTTTCAGATCTCCCCAAGTGTATAGGGGGTACTAGGGTCAGTTTGGGGCACCACAGAATCTCTCTTCCGTTTACATTTTTCAGACGTTTGGGCTCCGTACTCTCCTCCAGCTCCCGTCTGCGTTTCTTCTCTTGGAGAATTTCGTCGAGTGTTTTCACTTTCCAGGTGTCCTTTTCGTCCCCCATCAGCACCCGCTCGCCGCctgctacagagacagagatccCCTGCTTCAGACTAACATGAAGGGCAATGGAAGAGCAGTGTGCACTGGTGTCATGTTAGTGGCAACTGTGGTATTCATGTGCAAATATTTAATTTCTATTCATTAGGTGATGTAGGCCTGCATGTAGCCTTTGGACAATACATTCCACAGTTCAATGCATGCGTTTCATGATTTGCGCAAAGGTGTACATAGCTACACACACTATTTCACACCTCGGGACAAGAGGGTTGTACGAATAAGAATTTGATGGGTTATAATAGTCAAGATGGGTCTTGCCCAGGATATAGAAAAAAAGGTCCCATCGTATAAGGATTGTATGGGAGAGGAGGCTCAAGTTTGTAGCCTATAATTTCTGTTGTTACCTGAGTAGCGCCTCGTATCTTATCCATAGCAGTTTCACtggtacaaaataaaaaaaaatccaaaaatgGAAGGAAAACGTCGGTGTgatagaagggggagagaagtcATACGTCCAAGTCAAATAGAGATATCTACACACACGTTGCGTGAAACCGCACTGTGTAATGCTAAATGTGAACTGAATCTATGAAATATTACTCGCCGACACTCCTTACATCATTAGTATACAGCATAATTGGCTTTAATtcattagttagctagctaggcccGTTGTCATAAATAAACCAACTCTAAACGTTACGTGATACCAATTAACGTACTATATCTTACAGCTAACCGTAGCTAGCGTAAGCAAACTTCTCAATTACtagtagctactgtatagtaacCCGTGGCGGTCGTTAGTTAACATCTGAAAGTGTATCTAGCTGCATGCGTCGTGTAACTAGTAAGCTAGTCCGTTGCAGTCAGAGCCATATATATAGAAAAGCTCTGGTGCTAACGTATGCTAATAAGCTAACATTAGCATTGGCGAGAAATTAAGGCGCTGATGACAATAGGTATTAGTTTTTTCCCAGGAGAAAATTATAATTGAAATCCGTCTCCTCTCAATAAATCTGAAGTGGGTTAACTGAATTTTTTAATCCTTTGCATTACAAATTATTAAACAAACCTGAAATATACTCCGCGCAATCTTGGACAACCGGAAGACTCAAACgcttccttcttcttcttctaaagGTCATACAATTACTTCCAGTTAATATTTTTTCGCTGGGTTTTAAAGCTAAGAGAACACCTTACTGCTATCACCTGGACAGGACTTGCAACTGTTTCAAGGTGCAAAACGACAGATGCAGTACAAGCAAACAAAAAACAATATAAATGCggaagaaaaatatattttattaatCATGTGCATAACATTATCGATTATTAAACACCATTACATCTCAGATAAAATTCACATGAACAGCTCCCCAAAATATACAATTAGCATCCTCACTGACAATTTTTATGAACATTTCCCCTTttcacaatacatttttttgttataTTAGCTGGTCTATTTTGATATATTTCCATCCCTTACCAGGAATTAAAATTAAGGGTTGCCCTATTGCCTGGGGCAAGTGAATTGAGTAGTCGTGCAAGCCTGCCCTGAGGTTGCCCCATTGAGTaggtgattattatttttttgattGCTACCCTATGTTTAGGTGCAAGGCAGACAATATATGGCATTTCTGCAAGTAAATAGCTCATTTACATTTTCGGCAAATGATCATAACCTTCAGGCAGCCAAAACTCCTGTCTTGCCCGATGGTTAAGTGCATTTCAGACTTGAATGTCAATCTCTAAGTACTCCTACACAATACTTTTCCCTTTAATCCTTGTGACTCAGATTTTGAGAGGTATAATATTGTGAATTGTGACATATTGCTATTAAATTAGAAAAGTGGTGATAAATCAGTGTAAAACTATGTCTGGTTCATATGACAAGCAACACAATCATTTTGGGGAATGCATCAACATGAAATCTTAGTCCACAGGTTTCTTTTAAAAAACGACAGAGGCCTCTCTTTTATGAGTGATACAGTACTTAGAAAATACAACCAAAAAAACGAGGTTCTGAGCAAATTCTCAGAGAATGAGATGAAAAAGGTCACCTGGTGAGAATTTCACTTAACAGTAGAAATTATGTAGCCTTCGATATACCCCATCGGTTAAACATTTTGAAGTCTACAGTAAATATCTTAATTACAGTAATCATATCAACACTGGACCATCAGTGAAAATCACATTTTGGCAAGAACATGAATTCAGAGAAACAGCCCTAAAGGAACAATTCATGTGCAAGTAAAGTGGCACTTGTAAAATAATTAAGTAAACAAAATCAGTCAACAGGAGTCAGAAAGAAATTTCAACTTGTAGCTATAAACATTGATTGATTACAATAGTCAGGGAACATAAGATTACATTCTAGTCAAATTCACATAAATGATCTGTCCAAACTTGAGACATCCACATATTGGGAACTTTTCTTTGCTGAACTTGTTGTTAGTCTGAGAAAAGCACCACACTATAACAAAAACCAAGGAAATGCCAGTGCCATTCACTCAAGCAAACAGACATTTCTTTTTTACAAAATGTAGTCAGTTCGGTAGTTTCGCTTTATCCTATCCAACTGACCACACTTTCACTATAGACAAAGGACAAAAATGAGATCCAGTTTCACTAAACCTAAGCTCAATAGAGAGGTTGAATAAGATTAGGTTGGATTTCAAGCCTTGCACCTAGCTCTTTCAACCCACAGGACCGCCATTTTCTAATTAAGTTGGCAACTCCATCTATCCAGGATATTCTGGGTGTAAATCAAACACACCCAAAAAATCTGCAAGGGTTGAATTCCGGCTGTGTCAGGGGTGCAAAACTCCAGGGAGGTATTCATTATGCCGATTTTGTTGATTTTTTGGGGGATTTTTTAAAATGGAAGCAAACAGAACGGAGGAACCTACctaaatttgtccaatagaaaattttgttttaatttattttgcttCCGATTAGTTCTTAAACTGTTTCTGGAATGAATATGCCTGTCCTTGGGGGCCGATGTACTGCTGGTTTTTGTTTCTCCCTGGTGCTTAATTGCTAAAATAGCGAGGAAAGTCACACACCTGGTTATGCCGGTATTATTCAGTTACAAGGCAAGGACGAGAACCAGGATAGAATGCAGGAGATGTACACCCACTGTCTGCTCGCTTATTCTCGGTCTACAGGCAGGCAGTGGAGTAAACCAGTACTTGTAGATTCCTCAACAAAATTTATATAGTTGAGCTTGTTTAATGCAAATATTAGATTATATCACCCAAATGGTAATATATAGAAATTACAGAGGAAATGGTTAAAATGGTTGAGACCTTGGGCGTTTCACAACCCGAATGACTAAAATTAAATGCGCTGTTAAAAAAGAATGCAAAGACAAAGGAATGTACTCAAGACAAATAACAGTTTCATGTACAGTACTTGAATTACAGCACTTTAAATAAAGTACACCAAGTCATTGGCACTTTACAGTGAAGTCCCTTTTAAACCAAATATTCAACTGACTCATAGTGAATAACAGGATTCAATGTGGCACATAAAGTAAGACATGGGTGTGGAAGGCTACACAATGCCACAACATATCAAATCAATCTACCTTTCAGGTTTTCGTGCAAGAAAAAGAACAAACAATATTATCAGAGAAATCTTtgagaatatttttttttttataggtGAATTTATAAGAACTGCAGATGATATGATCTCTGCAGACTGCGCTCAAGGCTTTCAAATATTTCACATTGCTGTAAGAAGTTCAGTGTCAAAAGTGAGCTTTGGGAAAACAAATAAATACcactctccctacctcttctcccCTGAGGGTAAGACACACCTTTGTAGTCAGACTAATGCCTCAAATATTTGCTTTTCACTTGTGACTAGTTGGTAAACAGCTGAGCTAATGCCCTATTGGAATTAATAAATGCCTTAACTGTTCTACATTATGATGGACGGTGGCAAATGAAATCGGGAGGATAAAGCCGTTTTGTCAACGAGAATATGTGCCTATAACCAATTTTTTTAAAGACCAATGGAAAAAATAAAATCCTAAAAGGCAAGTATGCAGAAAAAATAGACTTGTATTGAACCACTTCCACCAATGAACATTTAGAGAAATCCTGAGTTTTCACATGATTTGAAAACAGGCGAAGGAATGAAACAACAAAAGGAATTGACAGTGTAACAGTGAAGTGAAGACTGAAGATCTGGCCATCTGGCCGAGTGCTTgaccaggggcctcatttatcaactATACATACATTTCTTACTCAATTCTGGCATACTTGGGAGATTCTAGGATTTACGTCAGGGCCGGATTACCAAACGGTCAAACAGGGCACATGCCCAGGGGCCACTAACCTTTTTTGGGTTGTGggtcccctggaggtcaggggCCCCCCAGATAGCATATGCATATGATAGAACAAATATGTACAATTGCTGGAAATATGCtttaaactgcaacattttctctcagcctcatggagAAAATGTGAGCATGAGATGAGCTATTGAAAAGCACATTTATCACTGACCCATGTCAAAtagtgtagaattgcaggaaattagctttaaaacttgTTTAGCATTATTAaacagaattattattatttaaaacaaTTCTGGGGGCCCAAATGCGGTAGTCCGGCCCTGATTTGCCTGTGCAACAAATTATTGCGATGTGGCACGGAACATAATCATGTTTTCATTGATACACTATAATTTGTGAGTTCGTGAACAACCCTGCCTGTAAAACTTATTGATTCACTTATGGTAACAACAACGCCTTCATTTGCGGTTTGATTTGGTGATGTTGGAACTGGGCCATGATAGTTGCAAAAGAAAGCTCAATGGCAAATGTGATCACATTTCTGTAGAGGTGTGGGTAGAATGTTTCTTTACAAAACATGCATACCGCGTATAGCGAGTGCCAAACACTAGTCGCACATTCTGCAAGATTTATTGTCTATTGAACAATTTAAAATTAAATGCTTCCTACAGCCCACACTTCCATGAAAAATACAAATTGTTGTTCAATATTTTGTTTATAAATACGTGATTGTGTTTCTATCTCCTGCCTTGGTATATGCTTGGAGATTAAGGGTGTGTTCATAAATTCAATCTAGAGTGTCAGAGGGGGCGCTCAGAGGGCGATCGTAAATTcagttgtcagattgtccgttcgtaAATGTTTCGCTCTCAAGAGTGCACACTGGACGTTCTGGCCAAGTAGTAGGGTTGATTCGAGCTTTCTGACCacacaatggcagtcaagcacccaagctaactggctaattttggctagcttgctaactatttccagacacaaatgagaactcctcactctgaccattttactggTCCTAGCAGAGCTTGTTAGGCTGTTTTCTTGTTATCCAGAgggttggtgactgtaactgtgctgctggcaacaatttaattacgcttttttgccgacgtttactgacaccggccatattcatcgggtgttgagcgttcgtaaattcaacagttattctgcgctctggcacactcaggcGAGAAAGAAATAAGAATGTTTGCTTGCAATGTAGTTGATCAACCATTAGAAGTAGTGTGTACGCTTGGCCTGAGATGTGCGTGGAGATACTCACACTTTCCCGTCAACTTCAAAATGGATAAACACCAAACTTTGAGGCCTAACTGGCGCAGGAAAGTTTAGTCTTTTTTTGTGCGCATGCAActttgataaatgaggccccagggctGGGAAAACTACGGCCTGGCCCATGAGCCCATTCAATCCGACCCACAGGAggtaaaaataaacaaattaaaataagttgttttttggggagGTGGGAAATTgttttgggtaaaaaaaaaaatttaaaaacacTCCAGGCCACACTTGAACGTCTAAAACTAGATAGAAAGTATGTCGAAATATAtaaatggacctatatatttaaaaaataactggAACGTTTCTGGCACAAAAATTgattttgacaaacatatcagtAAAAAATAAATCTGTGTGGCCCCCGTTCAATTTAGAAATCCGGATGTGGCCCTCAAGCCAAAAAGTTTGCTCACACCTGCTGCACCAGTCCACTGTCAAACAGTGGTCCATGGTCAGACCACACACTAAGACAAGTTCACATAGGTATCAGAGAATGCATCAAAGTGAGGCCGAATGAAACCTCAAGAGAAACCAGCCTCTCAAATGGACCATTCCTACTGAACGAAACCTCACTTGAGTGACAGATCCTTCTACTGTGCTATGATGACCATTGACTTCCCTCATTCGTAATAATGCTGGCGCGAGTCAAAACATGGTCTAGTCAAATCGTCTGCGTATCAGGTTCTACATTATCAAAGTTAGAGAGAAGAGACCTCTGGTCTCTCCCCCCTTATTCTCCAGGGGAGTCTATCGGTCCGATGCTTTGAGCTTGTGATCCTGCAGTAGTGGTTTGTAGTTGTGGCCCTGAGCCTGGGCGTGGGCCAGGGCCTTTAAGGTGTGTCTTTGAAACTGCTTGGCCTTGTTGTACAGCAGCACGCCCACAAACACCAGGGCCGTGCCGGCAGCGCTGAGCACCGTGATGTGGTTACTGAACAAGATGATgctcagccagacagacagggcGTGCTTCACTGTGCTGGCTACACTGTGGAGGCAAGGGGAGGGTGTTAGACGCTGCTGCAGGCCGCACTAAATATTTATTGAATGTGGCTTCTGTCTGAcagactgtctgcctgtctaaatGCAATGACTGTCAAGGATAGTGCCACCTGAAAGGGCAATAGTCCCACCTGAAAGtgagtgggtggggggggggacatctCAATAAATTCACGTGGCTCTCTATCCTTATCTACTTTCCTTCATCTGTACTGAGATAAAATAACTGATGGGAATGATGGCTAATTGTATTGAGATGCCccctgcctgtgtgtgtcagactctTACCTAAAGGTGACGGGAGAGATGCGTCCCATGAGGGCGTAGGCGGTGACACTCTGCAGGTGGAACAGGGCCCCATCAAACAGCAGCAGCAAAACAATGTCTGGACTCCAGCTGAACGAACGCCCACTCTTCCCAATCACTGAAATGTCCTGGAAACACAAAGGAGCATGGGAGAACATCTTCAAACTGTTGGCACTCTCCCAAACCAAATATCAGGTAAGTTGCTAACTTACCACTTTCATTCCAACTTAAAAAGGCTGACACACGCAGTGCAATTATCATTTTAATTGCTTGTTTTTAAAGCAACAATTTGTCAACATAATACCAGTGTTTTGGCGATCATAATGATAGTAATAGTATTTTATAATTTGCATCTGCCATCAGTAGCTTTGGCTGCACAACAcaatactacactgaacaaaaatataaaacgcaacttgtaaagtgttggtcaaaagtttcatgagctgaaataaaagatcacagaaatgtgccatacgcacaaaaaaacatttctctaaaatgttgtgcacattcatttacatccctgttaatgagcatttctcatttgccaagataatccatccacctgacatgtgtggcacataaaaaagctgattaaacagtatgatcattaggtgcaccttgtgctgggtacaagaaaaggccactttaaaatgtgcagttttgtcacaaaacaatgccacagatgtctcaagttgagggagcttgcaattggcatgctgactgtaggaatgtccaccagagcggttaccagagaattgaatgtttagCATCCAATGATCAAAAATGACGTTGGCCCATTGAAAATTTGTCAGTAAGCCCAACCAGCTCACAACTGCAGACTACGtgtaaccacgtcagcccaggacctcagccaccttcttcacctgcgggattgtctgagaccagccacccggacagctgatgaaactgtggatttGCACAACTAAagtatttctgcacaaactgtcagaaactgtctcagggaagcgtGCTCATTGTCCTCACCAGGTTCTTGACTTACCTGCAGTTTGGCTTGGTTACCGACTTcaatgggcaaatgctcaccttcgatcaATCAATAatatgtatttatgaagccctttttatatCAGCCAGCCAAAAGCccccaacagcaagcaatgcagatggcCACTGGAggagtgtgctcttcacggatgaatcccggtttcaactgtaccgggcagatggcagacagcgtgtatggcgttgtgggaGAGAGCGGTTTGCTggtgtcaacgttgtgaacagagtaccccaTGGTGAA is part of the Oncorhynchus masou masou isolate Uvic2021 chromosome 33, UVic_Omas_1.1, whole genome shotgun sequence genome and harbors:
- the LOC135528163 gene encoding cyclin-dependent kinase 11B-like isoform X6; the protein is MGDEKDTWKVKTLDEILQEKKRRRELEESTEPKRLKNCVPCPVPQTDDREAKRDTPEEGELRDKKMEITIRNSPYIREDSTEDRGEEDESLAIKPPQQITRKDKSHHRKEEKRKDKRRRRSHSAEGAAGKRVRPKDKDRESERRKRQWEEQDKARRDWERQKRREQARAQSRRERAPDRIPPSSPDYRDRLEQVERQRERDRKLREQQQKEQREQKERERRAEERRKEREVRREVPSHHRALPDEYGDKPKQSHRSRSPNPNPNQTPRDRLEQNSEPHRTGAAKDEKPEDKDLLSDLQDISDSERKTSTGESSLGSGSGSDEENDDGSSSEGEEEESGSGSGESDQTAGDVSEDERSEEEFEEERENSNHIAPVVTAPSLTIPVPESRFDHDTEESGEEEEEEEEEDEEEEEEEAGEGDVTPQSVSHSHSATPELEENYIPDSPPISPVELKKELPKYLPALQGCRSVEEFQCLNRIEEGTYGVVYRAKDKKTDEIVALKRLKMEKEKEGFPITSLREINTILKAQHPNIVTVREIVVGSNMDKIYIVMNYVEHDLKSLMETMKQPFLPGEVKTLMIQLLRGVRHLHDNWILHRDLKTSNLLLSHKGILKVGDFGLAREYGSPLKPYTPVVVTLWYRSPELLLGAKEYSTAVDMWSVGCIFGELLTQKPLFPGKSEIDQINKIFKDLGSPSEKIWPGYNELPAVKKMTFTEYPYNNMRKRFGALLSDQGFDLMNKFLTYCPSKRILSDEALKHEYFRETPQPIDPSMFPTWPAKSEQQRVKRGTSPRPPEGGLGYSQLGDDDLKDTGFHLTTSNQGASAVGPGFSLKF
- the LOC135528163 gene encoding cyclin-dependent kinase 11B-like isoform X1, with the protein product MGDEKDTWKVKTLDEILQEKKRRRELEESTEPKRLKNCVPCPVPQTDDREAKRDTPEEGELRDKKMEITIRNSPYIREDSTEDRGSLFVESLALDSLPNSRGEEDESLAIKPPQQITRKDKSHHRKEEKRKDKRRRRSHSAEGAAGKRVRPKDKDRESERRKRQWEEQDKARRDWERQKRREQARAQSRRERAPDRIPPSSPDYRDRLEQVERQRERDRKLREQQQKEQREQKERERRAEERRKEREVRREVPSHHRALPDEYGDKPKQSHRSRSPNPNPNQTPRDRLEQNSEPHRTGAAKDEKPEDKDLLSDLQDISDSERKTSTGESSLGSGSGSDEENDDGSSSEGEEEESGSGSGESDQTAGDVSEDERSEEEFEEERENSNHIAPVVTAPSLTIPVPESRFDHDTEESGEEEEEEEEEDEEEEEEEAGEGDVTPQSVSHSHSATPELEENYIPDSPPISPVELKKELPKYLPALQGCRSVEEFQCLNRIEEGTYGVVYRAKDKKTDEIVALKRLKMEKEKEGFPITSLREINTILKAQHPNIVTVREIVVGSNMDKIYIVMNYVEHDLKSLMETMKQPFLPGEVKTLMIQLLRGVRHLHDNWILHRDLKTSNLLLSHKGILKVGDFGLAREYGSPLKPYTPVVVTLWYRSPELLLGAKEYSTAVDMWSVGCIFGELLTQKPLFPGKSEIDQINKIFKDLGSPSEKIWPGYNELPAVKKMTFTEYPYNNMRKRFGALLSDQGFDLMNKFLTYCPSKRILSDEALKHEYFRETPQPIDPSMFPTWPAKSEQQRVKRGTSPRPPEGGLGYSQLGDDDLKDTGFHLTTSNQGASAVGPGFSLKF